The nucleotide sequence GAGGACGATCGCACACGGCTTCATCGGCCCGGGGCGCTGCCCCACAACAGCTTGTGCAGCTGCACCTGCATCCGCACCGGCAGGCGGTCGGCGAGGATCCACTCGGCGAGTTGCGCCGGCGCGAGTTCGCCCTGCACCGGCGAAAACAGGACCGGGCATACCCGCTCGAGCGCGCGTTCGCGCAGCACCTCGCGCGCCCACTCGTAGTCCGCGCGGTCGGCGAGCACGAATTTGATCTCGTCGTGCGCGCCGAGATGGGCGAGGTTCTCCCAGCGGTTGCGGGCGACCTCGCCCGACTCGGGCGGCTTGACGTCGACGATGCGCGACACGCGCGGGTCGACCGCGCTCACGTCGAGCGCGCCGCTCGTCTCGAGGGACACCGAATACCCAGCGTCGCACAGGCGCGCAAGCAGCGGCAGGCAATTCTTTTGTGCGAGCGGTTCGCCGCCGGTCACACAGACGACGGAGACGCCGAACCCCGCGACACGCGCGAGGACCTCGTCGAGTGACACGGTCTCGCCGCCCTGGAAACTATAGGTCGTATCGCACCAGCGACAGCGCAAGGGGCAGCCGGCGAGGCGCACGAAGACGGTCGCAAGACCGGTGCGGCTGGTCTCGCCCTGGAGCGAAAGGAAGATCTCGGTGATGCGAAGCGTGGGCGGAGCGAGCACGGCGGGCGTATCGGGCGCAGCGCCGCGAAGACGCTGCGGAGGAGTCTATTTAAGGACGGCCAGCCGGCGTTCGGCGAGGGCCGCGGCATTCGTGCCTGGATGCTTCGCGACGATCTGCTCGAGCGTCTTGCGGGCACCGGCCATGTCGTCCAGCGCGATCTGGCTGGTCGCCATATTGAGCAGCGCGTCCGGCACTTTCGGGCTCGCGGGATACGCCGCAACGAGCTTCTGCTGTTGCGCGAGCGCCGCCTTGTAGTCCTTCAGCGCGTAATAGGCGTAACCGACCCAGTATTGCGCGTTGGCCGCGAGCGTGCTGGCCGGATACGTCTTCAGGAAACCCTTGAAGCTCGCGATCGCGTCTTCGTATTTGCCTTGGCGGAACTGGCCCAGCGCAGCCTCGTAGGCGCGCGATTCGGAGACGGCGTCGGGCGCAGCGGCCGACGCCGCGTCGCCGGGCGCTGCAGTGCTTGCGGCTGCGGCCGGCGCTGCCGCCTTCGCCATCTCACCGACGCGCTGGTCAAGGTCGGCGTAGAGATCGCTTTGCCGCTTCGCCAGCGTGTCGAGCTGGTGTACCTGAACTTCGGCCTGACCGCGCAGCCGGGCGACTTCGGCCTTGAGACGCTCGACTTCCTGCTGCACGTCGAGCAGCTTCGAGTTCTGCTGCATCGCGGTCTCGAGCTTGGCCAGACGGGCGTCGAGCGCCTCGACCCGTTGCTGCAGCGCCTGGGTCTGGCGCGCGAGTTCGCTGTCGCCGAACAGGGCCGCGGACGCCGGCGTCGCCAGCGCGACGGCCGACGCGAGGAAAACGCCGGAGAAGCGCAGGCGCCCCTTATTCGTCGCCATAGACGATGTCGGTACGGCGATTTTCGGCGTAGGCCTCTTCCGTATCGGCCTCGTTGCGCGGCTTTTCCTCACCGAAGCTGATCGCTTCCATCTGCGCGTCGCTCACGCCGAGCACGGCCAGCGCCTTGCGCACCGCTTCGGCGCGCTTCTGTCCCAGGGCGAGGTTGTATTCGCGGCTGCCCCGCTCGTCGGCGTTGCCCTGCAGCGTGATGCGTGCGTCGCGCTTCGACGCGAGGTAACCGGCGTGTGCTTCGAGGACCGGGCGGTATTCATCCTTGACGACAAAGCTGTCGAAATCGAAAAAGACGCTGCGCTTGGACAAGGCGTTGGCCGGCTCCTTGCGCGGATCGCCCGCGGCCTGATCGCCCGGCAGCGCGCTCCCCTCGACGCCTGCGCCGTCAACGCCGGTGCTCTCGGCGCCGGCCCCAACCTTGTCGACCGTCGTGACACTCGAGCCGCCGGTACGATCTTCGACGGTCGCGTCCTTGCTGCCGGTGGTGCCACATGCGGACAGGACCAGGGCCAGCAGGACGGGGATAGCAATCTTCTTCATGGATCTCTCCTTTTAATGAAAACAATGTATGGGCAGTTCAGCTTCCGCAAGCGGATGGCTGCCCAACCCTCCCAAACTCAAGCCAACACCTACGGCCCCCACGCAGGCTCGCGCGCGTCGACGCCGGATTCCGAGAGGCGGGCGCGCGTTTTGCCGTCGAGGGTGACGGTTCCGAGCACGCCGCGTCCGCCCTGCACCGTCGCGTACAGCACGGCCTGCCCGTTCGGCGCGAAGCTCGGCGCCTCGTCGCGCGTCGTTTCGGTCAGCACACGCGTCTGTCCGGAGGCAAGTTCCTGCAGCACGACGCGAAAGCGCCCGCCGTCGCGGCTGATGTATGCAAGATAGCGTCCGTCCGGGCTGATCGTCGGCGAAACATTGTAACTGCCCTCGAAGCTCACCCGCTTCGCGTCGCCGCCGCTTTTCGCGACGCGGTAAATCTGCGGACTGCCCCCGCGATCGGACGTGAAATAAAGCGTCTGCCCGTCCGGCGAGAATACCGGTTCGGTGTCGATGTCGCCGCTTCGCATGAGACGTGTGAGGCCGCTGCCGTCGACGTTGATCAGGTAGATCTGCGACGCCCCGTCGCGGGTCAGCACGACCGCGAGCTGCCGGCCGTCGGGCGACCAGGCCGGCGCCGAATTGGAACCCTTGAACGCGGCGACCTTGCGCCGTCCGCCCTGCTGCAGCGACTGCACGTACACCACGGGCTTCTTGTCCTCGAAGGACACGTAGGCGAGACGCGTGCCGTCGGGCGAAAACATCGGCGAAATCAAGGGCTCGAGCGAACGCACGATCGTGCGCGGATTCTGCCCGTCGGCGTCGGCGACGCGCAGTTCGTAACGCTTGCCCTGCTTCTGCACGTAGGCGATGCGGCTGCTGAACGCGCCGGGGATGCCGGTCAATTTTTCGTACACGACATCGGCGATTCGATGGCCCGTGGCGCGCCACTGCGCCGCCGTGATCTTGTAGCTATAGCCTGCGAGTTGCGTGCCCTTGACGACGTCGAGCAATCTGAAGCGTACTTCGAAACGCCCGCCGCCCAGCGCGACGACCTGCCCGATGACCATCGCTTCCGCGCCCTTGGTCCGCCACGCCGCATAGTCCACCTGGGACGGCTCGACCGGCTGCGCCGCACCGGTGACGTCGGTCATGCTGAACTGTCCGCTGCGCGCGAGATCGTCGGCGACGATCTGCGTGAGCGGCGGCGAAGGCTGACCCGCAGCGGTCTGGAAGGGCACCATCGCGATCGCGATCTTGTTCGCGGCACCGCCGACGACTTCGATCTCCATCGCGGCGTGAGCAGCGCGCGTGGCGCTCAGACCCAGGCACAGCAGGGAAAAAACCAGGAGGGCACGCAACAGGGATACAGGCATCTTGTTCGCTAGCACAGGGTTGGCGGGTGAGTTTAGCACAGGCCTTCAGGCCAGGCCGGCGGCGGCGTGGCGCCCCACGGGGCGCTACAGCTCACTCCTTAGGGCGATGTACGAAGGAAAGTTCCGGCACGAACTCGGCCCGCGCATCGCGGTCGGCGGGCAAGGGCAAAGGCGAGGATTTCTCGATCGCGCGCTTGACGGCGTCGTCGTACGCGGGGTTGCCGCTCGAACGCGTCACCCGCACGCTCTGCACTTCGCCTGTCGGAAGCAGCCTGACCAGGCATCGCACTTCGGGATTGCCGGCCAGGTTGTCGGGCAGGCGCGTATTGCCGCGCACCTTGGCGCTGATGAGATCGCGATGCTGCCCGACGAGACGGGCGATTTCGCTCTGCCGCGCGCCGGCGGCCGCTTTCGCTTCCGCCTGCTTCAGCAGACGCGCCTGATTCGCCGCCTCTTCGTCGGCCATCCGCCGTATCGCGTCCTCTTCCTCCATCTGCCGCAGCAGGTCGCGTTTTCTCTGCGCGGCGGCCTTTTCCTGTTCAGCTTTTTGCTGCGCTGCCTTTTCCTGCGCTGCCTTTTCCTGCGCTGCCTTTTCCTGCGCCGCTTTTTCTAATGCGGCTTTTTCCAGCGCGGCCGCCTTCGCCGCCGCGGCCTTTTTCTTCTCGAGCGCGATGTCGGGCGCCTTCGGCGGCGGGGGCTCATTCTTCACTTCGGGTTCGGGGACCGGCCGCGGCGCGGGCTGCGGCGGCTCGGGCGGGGGCGGCGCCGGCACGGGTGGACGGGGTGCCGGCGGTTGCGGGATCGATTCCCAGAGGTCGACCGTTACCGGCGCGGGATGCCGCGTCTGCCACGACACGCCGAACACGAGCAGCAACACGAAGAGCAGGTGCACGCCGAGCGCGAGAAGTCCCGCGGCGAGCCTCGGCACGGGGCGGGAGACGA is from Thiobacillus denitrificans ATCC 25259 and encodes:
- the ybgF gene encoding tol-pal system protein YbgF; translated protein: MATNKGRLRFSGVFLASAVALATPASAALFGDSELARQTQALQQRVEALDARLAKLETAMQQNSKLLDVQQEVERLKAEVARLRGQAEVQVHQLDTLAKRQSDLYADLDQRVGEMAKAAAPAAAASTAAPGDAASAAAPDAVSESRAYEAALGQFRQGKYEDAIASFKGFLKTYPASTLAANAQYWVGYAYYALKDYKAALAQQQKLVAAYPASPKVPDALLNMATSQIALDDMAGARKTLEQIVAKHPGTNAAALAERRLAVLK
- the pal gene encoding peptidoglycan-associated lipoprotein Pal; this encodes MKKIAIPVLLALVLSACGTTGSKDATVEDRTGGSSVTTVDKVGAGAESTGVDGAGVEGSALPGDQAAGDPRKEPANALSKRSVFFDFDSFVVKDEYRPVLEAHAGYLASKRDARITLQGNADERGSREYNLALGQKRAEAVRKALAVLGVSDAQMEAISFGEEKPRNEADTEEAYAENRRTDIVYGDE
- a CDS encoding cell envelope integrity protein TolA: MTRGDGRFVSRPVPRLAAGLLALGVHLLFVLLLVFGVSWQTRHPAPVTVDLWESIPQPPAPRPPVPAPPPPEPPQPAPRPVPEPEVKNEPPPPKAPDIALEKKKAAAAKAAALEKAALEKAAQEKAAQEKAAQEKAAQQKAEQEKAAAQRKRDLLRQMEEEDAIRRMADEEAANQARLLKQAEAKAAAGARQSEIARLVGQHRDLISAKVRGNTRLPDNLAGNPEVRCLVRLLPTGEVQSVRVTRSSGNPAYDDAVKRAIEKSSPLPLPADRDARAEFVPELSFVHRPKE
- the tolB gene encoding Tol-Pal system beta propeller repeat protein TolB, translating into MPVSLLRALLVFSLLCLGLSATRAAHAAMEIEVVGGAANKIAIAMVPFQTAAGQPSPPLTQIVADDLARSGQFSMTDVTGAAQPVEPSQVDYAAWRTKGAEAMVIGQVVALGGGRFEVRFRLLDVVKGTQLAGYSYKITAAQWRATGHRIADVVYEKLTGIPGAFSSRIAYVQKQGKRYELRVADADGQNPRTIVRSLEPLISPMFSPDGTRLAYVSFEDKKPVVYVQSLQQGGRRKVAAFKGSNSAPAWSPDGRQLAVVLTRDGASQIYLINVDGSGLTRLMRSGDIDTEPVFSPDGQTLYFTSDRGGSPQIYRVAKSGGDAKRVSFEGSYNVSPTISPDGRYLAYISRDGGRFRVVLQELASGQTRVLTETTRDEAPSFAPNGQAVLYATVQGGRGVLGTVTLDGKTRARLSESGVDAREPAWGP
- the queE gene encoding 7-carboxy-7-deazaguanine synthase QueE → MLAPPTLRITEIFLSLQGETSRTGLATVFVRLAGCPLRCRWCDTTYSFQGGETVSLDEVLARVAGFGVSVVCVTGGEPLAQKNCLPLLARLCDAGYSVSLETSGALDVSAVDPRVSRIVDVKPPESGEVARNRWENLAHLGAHDEIKFVLADRADYEWAREVLRERALERVCPVLFSPVQGELAPAQLAEWILADRLPVRMQVQLHKLLWGSAPGR